A DNA window from Phragmites australis chromosome 11, lpPhrAust1.1, whole genome shotgun sequence contains the following coding sequences:
- the LOC133884785 gene encoding peptidyl-tRNA hydrolase, mitochondrial-like gives MRLLSGVLGSASAAFARFGFSRVSFDRANPRTMTAPSPACKAAASSSATAGAGAAQKPWLFVGLGNPGRMYKGTRHNVGFEMIDAIAEAEGISVSSKQFKAIVGKGLIGDVPIMLAKPQTFMNASGESVGQLVSYFKIPLNQLVVIYDDLDLPFAKLRLLPKGGHGGHNGMRSIIDHLKQSHDFPRLRIGIGRPHGEMGVISFVLRSFNKQEQEELDFTLRRGLQAVRIIVQEGFNKGATFVNTPQPSEMLNR, from the exons ATGCGGCTTCTCTCCGGCGTCCTGGGCTCCGCGTCTGCCGCGTTCGCCCGCTTCGGATTCTCGCGCGTATCCTTCGATCGAGCGAACCCCAGAACCATGACGGCTCCCTCTCCCGCTTGTAAAGCCGCCGCATCTTCGTCCGCCactgccggcgccggcgccgcccagAAGCCGTGGCTCTTCGTCGGTTTGGGGAACCCCGGAAGGATGTACAAAGGGACTCGGCACAAC GTTGGATTTGAGATGATTGATGCTATCGCAGAAGCTGAGGGCATTTCTGTCAGCAGTAAGCAATTTAAGGCGATCGTTGGGAAAG GCCTCATTGGTGATGTCCCCATAATGCTTGCCAAGCCACAAACTTTTATGAATGCAAGTGGTGAGTCT GTTGGGCAACTGGTTTCATATTTCAAGATACCACTCAATCAATTAGTTGTG ATCTATGATGATCTAGATTTGCCCTTTGCGAAATTGCGTCTGCTGCCAAAGGGGGGCCATGGTGGACATAATGG GATGAGGAGTATTATCGACCATTTGAAACAGAGCCATGATTTTCCACGTCTAAGAATTG GCATTGGACGGCCACATGGGGAGATGGGCGTTATCAGTTTTGTTCTACGCTCAttcaacaagcaagaacaagaagag CTTGATTTCACGTTACGCAGGGGCTTGCAGGCAGTAAGGATCATTGTACAGGAAGGATTCAACAAGGGTGCAACATTTGTGAACACGCCGCAGCCATCAGAAATGTTGAATAGATGA
- the LOC133884784 gene encoding threonine synthase, chloroplastic-like, whose protein sequence is MAATTHASFLSFLLSHPRSVTPNPHLPLHPAAHRVRCATDAAAQPAEANKHRRAADENIREEAARHRAPKQGLSAWYAPFPPAPNGDPDERYSLDEIVYRSSSGGLLDVRHDMDALARFPGSYWRDLFDSRVGRTTWPYGSGVWSKKEFVLPEIDPDHIVSLFEGNSNLFWAERLGREHLGGMNDLWVKHCGISHTGSFKDLGMTVLVSQVNRLRRAPLSRPIAGVGCASTGDTSAALSAYCAAAGIPAIVFLPANRISLEQLIQPIANGATVLSLDTDFDGCMRLIREVTAELPIYLANSLNSLRLEGQKTAAIEILQQFDWEVPDWVIVPGGNLGNIYAFYKGFEMCCVLGLVDRVPRLVCAQAANANPLYRYYKSGWTEFQPQVAEPTFASAIQIGDPVSIDRAVVALKMTNGIVEEATEEELMNAMSLADRTGMFACPHTGVALAALFKLRDQRVIGANERVVVVSTAHGLKFSQSKIDYHDSKIEDMACKYANPPVSVKANFGAVMDVLKKRLKGKL, encoded by the coding sequence ATGGCGGCGACCACCCATGCAtccttcctctccttcctcctctcccacccCCGCTCCGTCACCCCCAACCCCCACCTCCCGCTCCACCCCGCCGCCCACCGTGTCCGCTGCGCCACCGACGCCGCGGCCCAGCCCGCCGAGGCCAACAAGCACCGGCGCGCGGCGGACGAGAACATCCgcgaggaggcggcgcggcACCGCGCCCCGAAGCAGGGCCTCTCCGCGTGGTACGCGCCCTTCCCTCCCGCCCCGAACGGCGACCCCGACGAGCGCTACTCCCTGGACGAGATCGTCTACCGCTCCAGCTCGGGGGGCCTCCTCGACGTGCGCCACGACATGGACGCGCTCGCGCGCTTCCCAGGCTCCTACTGGCGCGACCTCTTCGACTCCCGCGTCGGCCGCACCACCTGGCCCTACGGCTCCGGCGTCTGGTCCAAGAAGGAGTTCGTCCTCCCCGAGATCGACCCTGACCATATCGTCTCCCTCTTCGAGGGCAACTCCAACCTCTTCTGGGCCGAGCGCCTCGGCCGCGAGCACCTCGGCGGGATGAACGACCTCTGGGTCAAGCACTGCGGGATCTCCCACACCGGCTCCTTCAAGGACCTCGGCATGACCGTGCTCGTCAGTCAGGTCAACCGTCTCCGCCGCGCGCCGCTCTCGCGCCCCATCGCCGGCGTTGGGTGCGCGTCCACCGGGGACACCTCCGCGGCGCTCTCCGCCTACTGCGCGGCCGCGGGGATCCCGGCCATTGTCTTCCTTCCGGCCAATCGCATCTCTCTGGAGCAGCTCATCCAGCCGATCGCCAACGGCGCCACAGTGCTCTCGCTGGACACGGACTTTGACGGCTGCATGAGGCTCATCAGGGAGGTGACTGCCGAGCTTCCTATTTACCTTGCAAATTCGCTCAATTCCCTTCGGCTAGAGGGGCAGAAGACAGCGGCCATTGAGATACTGCAGCAGTTCGATTGGGAGGTGCCTGATTGGGTCATTGTGCCAGGAGGCAATCTTGGGAACATATATGCCTTCTACAAAGGATTCGAGATGTGCTGTGTTCTTGGGCTTGTTGATCGTGTGCCGCGGCTCGTCTGTGCTCAGGCCGCCAATGCGAACCCACTGTACAGATATTACAAGTCAGGGTGGACTGAGTTCCAGCCACAGGTGGCCGAGCCGACATTTGCGTCGGCAATTCAGATTGGTGATCCGGTTTCTATCGACCGTGCGGTGGTCGCACTCAAAATGACAAATGGCATTGTCGAGGAGGCCACGGAGGAAGAGCTCATGAACGCAATGTCACTGGCTGACCGCACTGGGATGTTTGCCTGCCCGCATACTGGTGTTGCGCTCGCTGCACTGTTCAAGCTCAGGGATCAGCGTGTCATTGGGGCGAATGAGCGTGTGGTGGTTGTCAGCACAGCGCATGGTCTGAAGTTCTCGCAGTCCAAGATCGACTACCATGATAGCAAGATCGAGGACATGGCTTGCAAGTATGCTAACCCGCCGGTCAGTGTGAAGGCCAACTTTGGCGCTGTCATGGATGTTCTGAAGAAGCGGCTCAAGGGTAAGCTCTGA